In a genomic window of Spirochaetota bacterium:
- a CDS encoding chemotaxis protein CheW, producing MEGGTNKYLIFRLEAERYAIPIAKVQEVISYVPITGLHEASEFLKGVINLRGRIIPIIDMRLKFGLPAKEYTERTIFIIVDIVTAKDVYHVGLVVDAVQDVVEIPEDKIEKTPEVGFKFKSKYLQGIIQLQDSMVMILNLDNILATEEVVEIAEKVESV from the coding sequence ATGGAGGGTGGAACCAATAAATATTTAATATTCAGGTTAGAAGCCGAACGCTATGCAATACCTATTGCCAAAGTGCAGGAAGTTATTAGCTATGTGCCAATAACAGGGTTGCATGAAGCTTCAGAATTTTTAAAAGGTGTTATTAATTTGCGGGGCAGAATAATACCCATAATAGATATGCGTTTAAAATTTGGCCTGCCAGCAAAGGAGTATACCGAGCGTACAATATTTATTATAGTGGATATTGTTACCGCTAAGGACGTGTATCATGTGGGGCTTGTTGTTGATGCAGTTCAGGATGTGGTAGAAATACCTGAGGATAAAATTGAAAAAACCCCTGAGGTGGGGTTCAAGTTTAAAAGTAAATATTTGCAGGGCATTATACAATTACAGGATTCAATGGTTATGATATTGAATCTAGATAATATATTGGCCACCGAAGAGGTTGTAGAGATTGCTGAGAAGGTAGAGAGTGTATAA
- a CDS encoding methyl-accepting chemotaxis protein has protein sequence MNLEKIESILYYTIIVCLVISIGIAILCIVYPLKLLLYILFAGNSFLCVLVFLQYTISSKSKKNIVSTINKIIETAHAKAINEIFELAHDKINDMNNTICCEDVQKLVTETDSTIKNIELKSSLPGKINNGTIYEYYEYIYKEIICGLLVIIYEYHRKLISLYQQLETLCPTKLPLLIAEEWNEFIDTRFTSSFELVKDSIQLLQKIQAESIEYVQYVLEILKGFKDKRAVQYDQMIGFYAKMRNTQESFAQYLSTVSQTFQFIKEIMVQVEEITDKINILSLNMSIEANKLTGNNVFAIIAKELHTFSEQTIKFFEPMKKTIEQNLNTIEEKKKEEQDALAQIQEFINLSEKMIKEYEENIDQFTRLVDNVSKALITQDEGVKGNLFKQFEDIQKLVIIKEEMDHRDKFTNIMLHKVNNTIQKLIREHKVCQGVQCEYRIDSFKLLESLITTADEREFLKKLYKKYLHKELDEDEHKQGDVILF, from the coding sequence ATGAATTTAGAAAAGATTGAGAGCATACTCTATTATACAATTATTGTGTGCCTTGTAATAAGTATTGGTATTGCTATACTATGCATAGTATATCCATTAAAACTGTTACTGTATATACTATTTGCAGGCAATAGTTTTCTATGTGTGCTTGTTTTTCTGCAATATACAATAAGCAGTAAAAGCAAAAAAAATATTGTTAGCACTATTAATAAAATAATAGAAACTGCTCATGCCAAAGCTATTAATGAAATTTTTGAGCTGGCTCATGACAAAATTAATGATATGAATAATACTATATGCTGTGAGGATGTTCAAAAACTTGTAACTGAAACAGATAGCACCATAAAAAATATTGAATTAAAATCTTCATTACCAGGTAAAATTAACAATGGTACAATATATGAATATTATGAATATATATATAAAGAAATAATCTGTGGTTTGTTGGTAATTATATATGAATACCATAGAAAATTAATATCATTATATCAACAATTAGAAACTTTATGCCCAACTAAATTACCCCTTTTAATAGCTGAAGAGTGGAATGAGTTTATTGATACCCGTTTTACATCATCTTTTGAACTTGTTAAAGATTCCATACAGTTATTGCAAAAGATACAGGCCGAGAGTATTGAGTATGTGCAGTATGTTCTTGAAATTTTAAAAGGCTTTAAAGATAAAAGAGCAGTGCAATATGACCAGATGATAGGCTTTTATGCAAAAATGCGCAATACCCAGGAATCCTTTGCACAATACCTTTCCACGGTAAGCCAGACATTCCAGTTTATAAAAGAAATAATGGTGCAGGTAGAAGAAATTACTGATAAAATAAATATACTTTCGCTTAATATGAGCATTGAGGCAAATAAGCTTACCGGCAATAATGTATTTGCAATTATTGCAAAGGAGTTACACACATTTTCAGAGCAAACTATCAAGTTTTTTGAGCCAATGAAAAAAACAATAGAACAAAATTTAAATACAATAGAAGAAAAAAAGAAAGAAGAACAGGATGCCCTTGCTCAAATTCAGGAATTTATAAATTTGTCAGAAAAGATGATTAAAGAATATGAAGAGAATATTGACCAGTTTACCAGATTAGTTGATAATGTTTCAAAAGCTTTAATTACGCAGGATGAAGGTGTAAAGGGGAATTTATTCAAGCAATTTGAGGATATACAGAAGCTGGTTATAATAAAGGAAGAGATGGATCACAGGGATAAATTTACAAATATTATGTTGCATAAAGTTAACAATACAATACAAAAACTAATACGTGAGCATAAAGTATGCCAGGGTGTTCAATGTGAATATCGCATAGATTCATTTAAACTACTAGAAAGCCTCATTACTACCGCAGATGAACGTGAATTTTTAAAGAAATTGTATAAAAAGTATTTGCATAAAGAATTGGATGAAGACGAGCACAAACAAGGTGATGTTATATTGTTTTGA
- the flgM gene encoding flagellar biosynthesis anti-sigma factor FlgM translates to MVIDKIGNIKNIVEPKNTKSVGKTRSTGKSDSVEISSEAKKAAEQSKIAQVIKQTPDIRAERVREIKEQIANGTYDFNDDRIIDKVAEKIAMQLLRK, encoded by the coding sequence ATGGTTATTGATAAAATAGGGAACATTAAGAATATTGTTGAACCTAAAAACACCAAATCGGTTGGTAAAACCAGATCTACCGGGAAATCTGATTCGGTTGAAATTTCAAGCGAAGCCAAAAAGGCTGCTGAGCAATCTAAAATTGCCCAGGTTATAAAGCAGACACCCGATATACGAGCTGAAAGAGTAAGGGAAATTAAAGAACAGATAGCTAATGGTACGTACGATTTCAATGATGACCGTATAATAGATAAAGTTGCAGAAAAAATTGCTATGCAGCTTTTACGCAAATAA
- a CDS encoding methyl-accepting chemotaxis protein → MLRNINLRVKLIISFISVTMLFVILIVINLNNSSSLVNEMNHNIELIQDSKELLQKKIDHLLFRNKVGEFQRNENIIEIKVEKDPTQCGLGKWYYGENRRRLENIIPEIKEDLNQLEKPHTLLHKDVEKIEAFLKKGDRKSAIEYYASEVQLHLSEILSLVDGIVKKVEEKVKSERETLKEDIKFYSSVIIILMIIGVGLSIALSIIISNIIVKPINNVSNNLSTSSDNLEKAANQVASASQELSSGASELASSVEEITSSMEELQSIIESNTKNVNEAEILMKETMQTAKGAQEHSTELQKIMNTIGESSKKIIKINKAIDDIAFQTNILALNAAVEAARAGDVGRGFAVVAEQVKSLAQKSADSARETSDLIDMINQDIESGASKTDIVVTSFNDVVSRAEKVNVLLDEITRASKEQAKGSNQVTKAISQVNSVVQQLAASSEETASSSEEMLSQVESQREAVMELNSVVMGEKAIKNIIVKSADEKKSSDLTSKAHKVHEAIDKMKAKPKEGDKDVELIKPEDKIPLNDFKDF, encoded by the coding sequence ATGTTACGAAATATAAACTTGCGAGTTAAATTAATAATAAGTTTCATATCCGTCACGATGTTATTTGTAATATTGATAGTTATTAACTTGAACAATTCTTCTAGTCTGGTAAATGAAATGAATCATAATATTGAATTGATTCAGGATTCGAAAGAATTGTTGCAAAAGAAAATTGATCATTTGCTTTTTCGTAATAAAGTAGGAGAATTTCAGCGTAACGAAAATATTATAGAAATAAAAGTGGAAAAAGATCCAACACAATGTGGTCTTGGAAAATGGTATTACGGTGAAAATAGACGTAGATTGGAAAATATAATTCCAGAAATAAAAGAAGACCTTAATCAATTAGAAAAACCCCATACCTTATTGCACAAGGATGTTGAAAAAATTGAAGCTTTTTTGAAAAAGGGCGATAGAAAATCAGCAATCGAATATTATGCTTCGGAAGTTCAATTACATTTATCAGAAATATTAAGCTTAGTTGATGGTATAGTGAAAAAGGTGGAAGAAAAAGTAAAATCTGAAAGGGAAACATTAAAAGAGGATATTAAGTTTTATAGCTCTGTAATAATAATACTAATGATTATAGGTGTTGGACTTTCTATTGCCTTAAGTATTATTATTTCAAATATTATAGTAAAACCAATAAACAATGTTTCCAACAATCTTTCTACATCATCTGATAATTTAGAAAAAGCAGCAAACCAGGTAGCATCAGCAAGCCAGGAATTGTCCAGTGGCGCAAGCGAGCTTGCAAGCTCGGTAGAGGAGATAACCAGCAGTATGGAAGAGTTACAGTCAATAATAGAATCCAATACCAAAAATGTAAACGAGGCCGAAATTTTAATGAAAGAAACCATGCAAACAGCAAAAGGTGCCCAGGAGCATTCTACAGAGCTACAAAAGATTATGAATACCATTGGTGAAAGCTCAAAGAAGATTATAAAAATAAACAAAGCAATAGATGATATAGCATTTCAAACCAATATACTTGCACTTAATGCTGCTGTTGAGGCCGCTCGTGCGGGTGATGTGGGCCGTGGTTTTGCCGTGGTTGCCGAGCAGGTAAAGTCACTTGCACAAAAAAGTGCAGATTCGGCCAGAGAAACATCGGATTTAATAGATATGATCAATCAGGATATTGAAAGTGGGGCAAGCAAAACTGATATAGTGGTAACCAGTTTTAATGATGTAGTATCACGGGCTGAAAAGGTAAATGTTTTACTTGATGAGATTACCAGGGCATCCAAGGAACAGGCAAAGGGCTCAAATCAAGTAACCAAGGCAATTTCACAGGTAAACAGTGTGGTACAGCAATTGGCTGCATCATCTGAGGAAACAGCTTCCAGCAGCGAAGAGATGTTAAGCCAGGTAGAAAGTCAGCGTGAAGCGGTAATGGAATTAAATTCAGTGGTGATGGGAGAAAAAGCAATCAAGAATATAATTGTAAAGAGTGCTGATGAAAAGAAGTCAAGTGACCTCACTTCAAAGGCTCATAAGGTTCATGAAGCAATAGATAAGATGAAGGCCAAACCCAAAGAAGGTGATAAGGATGTTGAGCTTATAAAGCCTGAGGACAAAATACCACTCAATGATTTTAAAGACTTTTAA
- a CDS encoding response regulator, which yields MKKIVLVDDSDVILDIVTQALKMYGYEDILRAKDGQEGLEVIKNNKGNIALCIFDVNMPKMDGITLVKEVRAFDATTPIIMLTTETDKEKIVKAKEYGATGWIVKPFEAEKFIKVVQMYVSQ from the coding sequence ATGAAAAAAATAGTACTGGTAGATGATTCGGATGTGATACTGGATATAGTGACCCAGGCATTAAAGATGTATGGTTATGAGGATATATTGAGAGCAAAAGACGGGCAGGAAGGGCTGGAGGTAATAAAAAATAATAAAGGTAATATTGCCCTTTGTATATTTGATGTCAATATGCCAAAAATGGATGGCATAACTTTAGTAAAAGAAGTACGGGCGTTTGATGCCACTACACCTATCATAATGCTCACTACTGAGACCGACAAAGAAAAAATAGTGAAAGCAAAAGAGTATGGTGCAACCGGATGGATAGTAAAACCCTTTGAGGCAGAAAAGTTTATTAAAGTAGTACAGATGTATGTATCACAATAA
- a CDS encoding chemotaxis response regulator protein-glutamate methylesterase, translating to MFESERIKVLVVDDSAIVRDIIASIIEKQDDMELVGTAPDPFIARDKIVRLNPDVITLDIEMPRMDGLTFLERLMQYYPMPVIIVSSITTNDKFAAIKALELGAYDIVNKPGGSLSVEEVTNEILLKIRNAYFNRNTFLKKWKELSPKLVKEKKAIKKPVLSQVITTDKVIAIGASTGGTVAIEYIFERLPQHLPPILVVQHMPVNFTNQFAQRLNEICQLTVKEAEDEELLQAGTAYIAPGGIHLVIERKGASLYAMYNDGERVNFQKPAADVLFKSMAKVAGKNALGILLTGMGKDGAAGLLEMKNAGAHTIAQDEATSIVWGMPRAAVEMGAAVEVLSLDDIVKAIIAFAQT from the coding sequence ATGTTTGAAAGTGAAAGGATAAAAGTACTGGTAGTTGATGATTCTGCAATAGTTCGTGATATTATTGCATCAATAATTGAAAAGCAGGATGATATGGAGCTTGTTGGCACAGCCCCTGATCCGTTTATTGCACGGGATAAAATTGTACGCCTTAATCCCGATGTTATCACCCTTGATATTGAAATGCCACGTATGGACGGATTAACATTTCTTGAAAGATTGATGCAATATTATCCAATGCCTGTTATCATTGTAAGTTCCATTACTACCAACGATAAGTTTGCAGCAATAAAAGCGCTTGAGTTAGGCGCGTATGATATTGTTAATAAGCCAGGTGGCAGCTTATCGGTTGAAGAAGTTACCAATGAGATTCTATTAAAAATACGGAATGCCTATTTTAACCGAAATACTTTTTTAAAGAAGTGGAAAGAATTATCGCCAAAGCTTGTTAAAGAAAAAAAAGCAATTAAAAAACCTGTACTATCGCAGGTTATAACAACTGATAAAGTTATAGCTATTGGTGCTTCAACTGGAGGTACTGTTGCTATAGAATATATATTTGAACGCTTACCTCAACATCTACCGCCAATACTGGTTGTGCAACATATGCCGGTAAATTTTACCAATCAATTTGCGCAGCGTTTAAATGAAATATGCCAGCTAACCGTTAAAGAAGCAGAGGATGAAGAATTATTACAGGCTGGTACTGCATACATTGCTCCTGGCGGTATACATCTTGTAATAGAACGTAAAGGTGCGTCGTTATATGCAATGTATAATGATGGTGAAAGAGTAAATTTTCAAAAACCTGCTGCCGATGTATTGTTTAAATCTATGGCAAAAGTAGCAGGGAAAAATGCGTTAGGAATACTACTCACAGGTATGGGCAAGGATGGTGCTGCAGGGCTGCTTGAAATGAAAAACGCAGGTGCCCATACAATTGCACAGGATGAGGCAACATCAATTGTGTGGGGTATGCCCCGTGCGGCGGTTGAGATGGGTGCTGCAGTAGAGGTATTATCCCTTGATGATATTGTAAAAGCCATAATTGCATTTGCACAAACATAG
- a CDS encoding CheR family methyltransferase, with protein MKMHDAHLSDELFKKFVNLFYELAGISLKDYKKYLVEYRLCKVVGPDKEFKDYESLYRALLDDTKGNLRIQFVNLLTTNYTYFFREEYHFEFVKEYIKNNYHTQQYIRLWSAGCSTGEEAYSMAIVCYEVLGKLLHTYDIKILATDISLNVLTFANEGVYHYSKIRGNIEDHLLKRYFHFDKVKKTFTVKEEIKNLVQVRFLNLMDDYPFNKLFDIVFLRNVLIYFDNTEKEIILSKIYEYVKPGGYLILGLSESLVGIRHTFHQLPHSIYQKVE; from the coding sequence ATGAAAATGCATGATGCACATCTTTCGGATGAACTATTTAAAAAATTTGTAAATCTTTTTTATGAACTGGCAGGTATTTCACTAAAAGATTATAAAAAATACCTTGTTGAATACAGGTTATGTAAAGTAGTTGGTCCTGATAAAGAATTTAAAGATTACGAAAGCTTATACAGGGCATTATTGGATGATACAAAAGGCAATCTGCGTATTCAATTTGTTAACTTACTCACAACCAATTATACGTATTTTTTTAGGGAAGAATACCACTTTGAATTTGTGAAAGAATATATAAAAAATAACTATCATACACAGCAGTATATACGTTTATGGAGTGCAGGATGTTCCACAGGTGAAGAAGCATACAGCATGGCAATAGTATGTTATGAAGTGTTGGGTAAATTATTGCATACTTATGATATTAAAATTTTAGCAACCGATATATCGTTAAACGTACTTACTTTTGCCAATGAAGGAGTGTACCATTATTCTAAAATCCGTGGAAACATTGAGGATCATCTTTTAAAGCGATATTTTCATTTTGATAAGGTAAAAAAAACATTTACCGTAAAAGAAGAAATAAAAAATTTGGTACAGGTTAGATTCTTAAATTTAATGGATGATTATCCCTTTAATAAGTTATTTGATATTGTGTTTTTGCGTAATGTCCTCATTTATTTTGATAATACTGAAAAAGAAATCATATTATCAAAAATTTATGAATATGTAAAACCAGGTGGATATTTAATTTTAGGATTATCTGAAAGTTTGGTGGGAATACGGCATACATTTCACCAATTGCCACACTCTATATACCAGAAGGTTGAGTAG
- a CDS encoding iron-containing alcohol dehydrogenase, producing the protein MSKAYGQTMEGLWPDLYIPTAVYAQPDSVALLPSIIKLFGSRILFITSSIDFNQYNHLFMPIARSLQNNNIPFIVYDEIPENNTDYIDTAVYFARKTHCDLVIGFGGINSINAAKAVALLTPNYFFAHELFNYPFLHEPIPFISIPVHPLFGFDITPCTILTDIHDGIHKTFFHNYIFPKAVILDPGMSFGIDEVTLANYSMATLAIATESVISRNINNITNTLSLRTIDLIFKNLPAALRESDNETARLNIMMSSLMAGIAFSSAQLSVTLALSLALSSLTPIDIASLMAVMLPHIMEYNLTSSPGKYVQMSKVMDEDVRDITVIEAAIKAVEGVRKLALDVDIPQRLSQFDINKGIFSKVAEITLTYPFIHNAPRALNRDEVETILIAAY; encoded by the coding sequence ATGTCTAAAGCCTATGGACAAACCATGGAAGGCCTGTGGCCGGATCTGTATATCCCAACTGCGGTATATGCACAACCTGATAGTGTAGCACTCCTTCCATCTATAATTAAGCTTTTTGGCTCCCGTATATTATTTATTACCAGTTCAATTGATTTTAACCAGTATAACCACCTTTTTATGCCCATTGCACGAAGCCTGCAAAACAATAACATACCGTTTATAGTATATGATGAAATTCCTGAAAACAATACTGATTATATTGATACTGCGGTGTATTTTGCCCGTAAAACCCATTGCGACCTGGTTATAGGATTTGGCGGCATCAATTCAATCAATGCGGCAAAAGCAGTTGCGCTGTTAACTCCTAACTATTTCTTTGCACATGAACTTTTTAACTATCCTTTTTTACATGAACCAATACCATTTATCAGTATTCCCGTACATCCACTGTTTGGTTTTGATATAACTCCCTGCACAATACTGACTGATATCCATGATGGTATCCATAAAACCTTTTTCCATAATTACATCTTTCCCAAAGCTGTTATCCTTGACCCCGGTATGTCATTTGGCATTGATGAAGTAACATTAGCCAATTACAGCATGGCAACATTAGCTATTGCCACTGAATCGGTTATTTCAAGAAATATCAATAATATTACCAATACACTTTCTTTAAGAACTATAGACCTCATATTTAAAAATTTACCTGCTGCATTGCGCGAAAGTGACAATGAAACTGCGCGACTTAATATCATGATGTCATCACTTATGGCGGGCATTGCTTTCAGCAGTGCACAGCTTTCTGTGACATTAGCATTATCACTGGCACTTTCTTCATTGACACCAATTGATATTGCATCATTAATGGCTGTTATGCTACCACATATTATGGAATATAATTTAACTTCATCTCCTGGTAAATACGTACAGATGTCCAAAGTCATGGATGAGGATGTACGTGATATCACCGTTATTGAAGCTGCAATTAAAGCAGTGGAAGGTGTACGAAAATTAGCACTTGATGTTGATATTCCACAACGTCTATCGCAATTTGATATTAACAAAGGCATTTTTTCCAAAGTGGCCGAAATTACATTGACCTACCCATTCATTCACAATGCACCCCGTGCACTCAACCGCGACGAAGTTGAAACCATCCTTATTGCAGCCTATTAG
- a CDS encoding chemotaxis protein CheD has product MEELQEYFLNPGELIFSKRPIVIKTVLGSCVAVAIYDKTHRYGGMCHYLLPQAPSDEQSSTKYGDVAIYVLLYKFLKENNSRREDLVASICGGAFIIFDEREIFFIGDKNVDIATTILRKEKILIKQMYTGGDHGKRVHFNTRTNKIIVQTLEQITIEDLYNPNF; this is encoded by the coding sequence ATGGAAGAGTTGCAGGAATACTTTTTAAATCCAGGAGAGCTCATCTTTTCAAAAAGGCCAATAGTAATAAAGACAGTATTGGGTAGTTGCGTTGCAGTTGCAATTTATGATAAAACGCATAGATATGGAGGTATGTGTCATTATTTGTTACCCCAGGCACCCAGTGATGAGCAAAGCAGTACAAAGTATGGGGATGTTGCTATCTATGTGTTGTTGTATAAATTTTTGAAAGAAAATAACAGCAGACGTGAAGACTTAGTTGCCTCAATTTGTGGTGGTGCGTTTATCATATTTGATGAACGAGAAATATTTTTTATTGGTGATAAAAACGTTGATATTGCAACTACAATACTGAGGAAAGAAAAAATCTTAATTAAACAGATGTATACTGGGGGTGATCATGGAAAAAGGGTACATTTTAATACCCGGACAAATAAAATAATAGTACAAACATTAGAACAAATCACCATTGAGGATTTATACAATCCTAATTTTTGA
- a CDS encoding chemotaxis protein CheA, translated as MIKDHIKSLISNFEEGDALALAEIKEECISIVHQYSNDVLYEVIHTLPDIIKSLAHTPLIQVQCIQVLEKIVDAIDKYNDAGEEEKKKLLKQIKRNVSKLDKIVEEQKDTQTNAEDGEEDKDTLQQVEKASFYSMEDFSHLVDDQKLLQQFYHEATEHLDSAQFVLLELEHDSSNQELINTVFRNFHTIKGSSSFLGIKNIEDISHAIEDIFAAIRDGKMLLSRELVDVIFYGMELLRNILDIMQSYEFKAGEIKKSFISLKVFPFIALLKKILQEYQYKKIGEILQEEGKLSQLQLNSILEKQKETDKKFGQIVTEERLVEQDDLLAALQKQQKLKSKIKKIGFVKVSNEKLNSLIDYVGELVINQSMLKQEIERNRGAINISERTLSQAEMITSAIKDLVLSMGMVPIEEVFNKLRVVARNTAQELQKTVFIEVHGEETELDRNVIETIYDPLMHIIRNAIDHGIESPAERDAVGKDKVGRITLSAEHKGSGIEIIIMDDGRGIDTKKILDKAIAMQLIKKEDVGKLTDKDIYNFMFLPGFSTSTNVTAVSGRGVGLDVVKKGLEQIHGRVEIHSEPGKFTKFVIKLPLTLAIIEGFVTVVGGNRYVFPFNSVEEILVFDAGSLQKQENSNEAILYHRDMHIPVIFAHDIFKEVYTPRQDNRLLSLIFMFDQFKYCVVVDSIIGKQEIVVKSLGTMLNDYQYFSGGTIFGDGSIGFVVDLQGFIEAVK; from the coding sequence ATGATAAAAGATCATATAAAAAGTTTAATATCTAATTTTGAAGAAGGAGATGCCCTAGCATTGGCTGAAATAAAGGAGGAATGTATTAGTATAGTGCATCAATATAGTAATGATGTACTCTATGAAGTTATACACACTCTTCCTGATATAATTAAAAGCTTAGCCCACACACCATTAATACAGGTGCAATGCATTCAGGTATTGGAAAAAATAGTGGATGCAATAGATAAATATAATGATGCCGGGGAAGAAGAAAAAAAGAAATTGTTGAAACAAATAAAACGCAATGTTTCTAAGTTAGATAAAATTGTAGAAGAACAAAAAGATACACAAACCAATGCAGAAGATGGGGAAGAAGATAAAGACACACTGCAACAAGTAGAAAAAGCTTCATTCTATTCAATGGAAGATTTTTCACATCTTGTGGATGACCAGAAGCTTTTACAACAATTTTATCATGAAGCAACAGAGCACTTAGATAGTGCGCAATTTGTATTGCTTGAACTTGAACATGATTCCAGTAATCAAGAACTTATTAATACAGTATTTAGAAATTTCCATACTATTAAAGGCTCATCATCATTTTTGGGAATTAAAAACATTGAAGATATTAGCCATGCAATTGAAGATATATTTGCTGCTATCCGTGATGGCAAAATGCTTCTATCCCGTGAACTGGTGGATGTCATTTTTTATGGCATGGAGTTGTTACGTAATATCCTAGATATAATGCAAAGCTATGAGTTTAAAGCTGGTGAAATTAAAAAGTCATTCATTTCGCTTAAAGTATTTCCGTTTATTGCTCTTTTAAAGAAAATATTACAGGAATATCAGTATAAAAAGATTGGTGAAATATTACAGGAAGAGGGAAAGCTGTCGCAGCTGCAACTTAATTCAATCCTTGAAAAACAAAAAGAAACAGATAAAAAGTTTGGACAGATAGTTACCGAAGAAAGACTTGTGGAACAGGATGATTTGCTTGCTGCATTGCAGAAGCAGCAAAAACTAAAGAGCAAGATTAAAAAGATTGGATTTGTGAAAGTATCAAATGAGAAGTTAAACAGTTTAATTGATTATGTTGGTGAGCTTGTTATAAATCAATCAATGTTAAAGCAGGAAATTGAAAGAAACCGCGGCGCCATAAATATTTCCGAGCGCACATTAAGCCAGGCTGAGATGATTACATCAGCAATTAAGGACCTTGTGCTATCTATGGGAATGGTTCCTATTGAGGAAGTGTTTAATAAACTGCGTGTTGTTGCACGCAATACGGCTCAGGAATTACAAAAAACAGTGTTTATTGAAGTTCACGGTGAAGAAACGGAACTTGATCGCAATGTGATAGAAACAATATATGATCCATTGATGCACATCATACGCAATGCCATTGATCATGGCATTGAAAGTCCTGCAGAACGTGATGCTGTGGGGAAGGATAAAGTGGGTAGAATTACATTATCAGCCGAGCATAAGGGGAGTGGCATAGAGATTATAATTATGGATGATGGGCGTGGAATAGATACCAAAAAGATACTTGATAAAGCAATAGCAATGCAACTGATAAAAAAAGAGGATGTGGGAAAGCTAACTGATAAGGATATATATAATTTTATGTTTTTACCGGGATTTTCAACCAGCACAAATGTTACTGCTGTGTCGGGGAGGGGTGTTGGTCTTGATGTAGTCAAAAAAGGTTTAGAACAAATCCATGGCAGGGTAGAAATTCATTCAGAACCAGGAAAATTTACAAAATTTGTCATTAAACTTCCATTGACGCTGGCAATTATAGAAGGATTTGTTACAGTGGTAGGTGGGAACAGATATGTATTTCCCTTCAATTCGGTGGAAGAAATTCTGGTGTTTGATGCGGGTAGTCTTCAAAAGCAGGAAAATTCAAACGAAGCAATACTATACCACAGGGATATGCATATACCGGTTATTTTTGCCCATGATATCTTTAAAGAAGTATATACACCAAGGCAGGATAACCGATTACTATCGCTCATATTTATGTTTGATCAGTTTAAATACTGTGTGGTGGTTGATTCAATAATTGGGAAGCAGGAGATAGTGGTAAAAAGTTTGGGGACTATGCTCAACGATTATCAATATTTTTCAGGTGGAACAATCTTTGGTGATGGAAGCATTGGATTTGTGGTGGATTTACAGGGATTTATTGAAGCGGTGAAATAA